The DNA sequence CGCGCCGTACTCCGCTTCTACGCGAAGTTCAAGGTTCTTCTTCGTGCACGGAAAAACTACTTCGCCCAGCAGTTCGGCAAATTTAGCCGCATGCTCCGCTTCTTCAAAGGCAATCCGCTTGTATGCTTCCGCCACTTCCGGGAAGCCTTCCCGATCCGCTTGACGGCTCATAGCTAAGTACATGCCCACTTCGGTGCATTCGCCTGCAAAATTCATTTTCAGGCCTTCAATAATTTCCGGATCAACTCCAGCCGCTACGCCAATACGATGCTCATCCGCCCAATTCATAGCCTCAGCCGACCGTTCAATAAATTTCGCGGCCGGCGCTTTACAGGTCGGACAAATTTCCGGAGCCGCATCTCCCTCGTGAACATAGCCGCAGATGGTGCAAACAAATTTTTTCATTTTTAGTTCCTCCTTATATTTAAATAATAATTATCCGTTGACATTAACTATATTATCACTATGTTTTCTTTTTGACAAGAGCCTTTTTCTTTTTTTCTTTTCTCTTTTTTAATTGTTCGCTTAGTTTATCGGGAATTGTTTTCAAATTATTTCCAATTTATCGTTTTCCAAAAGGAGGAAATGATCAGTCCCGCGTATAAACTATGTTGCAAATCCCGTTCTATAAAGAACACCGCTTTTAAGAGAAGCTGCAAGCACAGAAAAAGGAGGTACTTTATGGCTAAGGGAGATCAGCTTGACATTATTTTATGCGACCCGAATTTAACCTGGGATGATTGGGAAACTCTGGGCAGCATCTTTGAACTCACCAATATCAACCAAGCTTCAAAACAAGAAAAACGCGAAATTCTAAACCGCGAAATCCGCCACGCTTATGGTAATAGCGCACTTAATCTTTTTCGCAATAACTATGAGCCGGATTATGAAGAGATAGTACGTAAAACGGCAGCAGTATTAAATTTAACTGAAAAAGCCCCGCTAAAAGCAGCTACAGTAGCGCAAATTGAAGAATTCATCGTACTTGAGGTATTAAGCCGCCTCAAAGCGCAGATTATTAAAGAAAGCGGCATCCACGCCTGGCATGCGATTGAAGACTCCGTAGACTTCGAAATACAAAAATACCTCATTGCCGGGAAATGCCCTTCTTGCATAGTCAGCCGTTTCAAAGCCCTGCGCGGCTCTGCTTTACTAACCGCACTACTAGCCGGGCGCATGGCGGGACTCCCTCAATACGTAGCAGCCAGCGAACTGATCTTAGTTTTAGCCCGTCGCTTTGGCTTTCCTGACTTGCCTCCTATGGCCGGCTCTCTTCTTGAGCGTGCAATTGCCGCTCTTTTTGGTCCGCTTGGCTGGACTGCTTCATTTTTCTGGCTTGGCTTAGATATGGGAGATACAAACTGGAAACGAGTCATCCCTGCGGTGTTTGTAATTGCCGCCTTGCGCAAACGACTTCGCCACCATCTTAATCCGGCTATATTCCAAGAGCATTATCAAGCTCCGGAATAACGACTATAATTGAAAAACACTCCGTCTCTCACTTTTGCCGATACAGGGCATATCTGGCTCAAAGACATTCCCCTTCGCATGGTGAACACGCCCATTCATATCAACGAAGAAATGGAAAACCTGCTTTCCTTAGCCATTATGCAAAACTTTATTCCTGTAATCGATGATAACGATGTCTTTTGCGGCATTATTCGTCGCCGAGAAATCATTGAGTATTTCGCCCGCCAGCCCAGAGCTTCTCTCTAAGATTTCCGTTTACTCGTCGATAGGTATTGGATGCGTTTGATTCCAGATTGTCCATTTCAGAGAATATTGATCATCATTAGCTTGGCAATACTGATAAAACCTCTTTATGAATCTCTTACGTTCCTGATCTTTCTCCATTCGCCAGCCCCGATCTTCTTCAGATGACAAAAGATCAATACCTCCAATATCCCGCTGTCTCGTTATAATAGCGGCACAAGAATCGTTTTTTGCGTTTTTCATCATATCATACATAGTTAAAAACGTAGTAGTTCTACCATGCCCGGCTTCACAGTGCATATGAAGCCAGGAGCCTGGAGGCAACATCCGAACAAACTCTACAAAACGCTCCACGCTCTCATCATCAGGACGACAATGATCTGTTATAGCTAGGCGAAAATACCCCATCTCGTTCTGCCTTGCTAGTTGCTCCTCCGAACTTACGACTTCAATCGGCACTGCCATCGATACTGCCGAAACGAGGCCGCCGCTGCTCTTATCTTTTTTAAGCTTACTATACACAATAGCTTGCTGTGCTGCAGCCAGCTCGGATAGTTCTTTTTGCTCAAGCTGTAATACCTCTTCTACGCTTTTGCCGGCATTGGCCCAATTCTTTTCTCCATACCAGCTTATAGGAAGTCCATTAATAAAGCCATGACTCTCTTGGCGTAGATCGACCAAAACTATTTTTACTTCACTTATATTTTTCTTAACTTCCAGCAATTCCTTTTCCGAAAACTGTGCGCTTCCAGAGGCTCTCAGCCATTCTACACGCCGAAAACTCTCTGGCAACGCCGCTTTATCCTCAGCATCTTGCCGCAATACTGTTTGTGTTTCGGACAAAATAGATTCGTGCGCTTCCAAAGGATTAGATATAGCAAATAAAATAAGCGCACAAAGGTTGCATATAAGCACTACCCAAAAGCCATGCCTTTTCATAGCTTTATCTCCTCGCCTTGCCTGTGCACTGTTCTATACAAATCTTAAACACCGTTGTCGCAGAGCCCGCCTTTTCGATATAAGCCAGCC is a window from the Anaeromusa acidaminophila DSM 3853 genome containing:
- a CDS encoding NADH peroxidase, translated to MKKFVCTICGYVHEGDAAPEICPTCKAPAAKFIERSAEAMNWADEHRIGVAAGVDPEIIEGLKMNFAGECTEVGMYLAMSRQADREGFPEVAEAYKRIAFEEAEHAAKFAELLGEVVFPCTKKNLELRVEAEYGACEGKLGIAKKAKALGLDAIHDTVHEMCKDEARHGAAFKGLLERYFGK
- a CDS encoding YaaW family protein, which codes for MAKGDQLDIILCDPNLTWDDWETLGSIFELTNINQASKQEKREILNREIRHAYGNSALNLFRNNYEPDYEEIVRKTAAVLNLTEKAPLKAATVAQIEEFIVLEVLSRLKAQIIKESGIHAWHAIEDSVDFEIQKYLIAGKCPSCIVSRFKALRGSALLTALLAGRMAGLPQYVAASELILVLARRFGFPDLPPMAGSLLERAIAALFGPLGWTASFFWLGLDMGDTNWKRVIPAVFVIAALRKRLRHHLNPAIFQEHYQAPE
- a CDS encoding CBS domain-containing protein → MKNTPSLTFADTGHIWLKDIPLRMVNTPIHINEEMENLLSLAIMQNFIPVIDDNDVFCGIIRRREIIEYFARQPRASL